The DNA sequence CTGAACAGGAAGACCAAAGGCAGGGTAATGTCTTCAGTGGAGTCGCCATCTCCAACCATCTGGAACAGGGGAGTTTCCTTGCTATTACTTCCCTCACGGTGGTCTGGGAAAGAGAATAAGGGAGCAGTGATTGGAAGGATTTCATTTCTTTGAGGTCCAGCCTTCAGTATTTGACAGTCTAATCTTTGAGTTTTAAGTTGgactgtaagaaaaaaaaagtattttctagCTTCTCTGTTAATCATCTTCACCTATAAAGATGACTCCAATGGCTCCTGCTTCCTGCAGCCAACGAGCTTTTACAGCAAACATGCAGTCCCCACGCAGTGCCAGAGCAATGTGTCCTTTGAGCTCCACTGTATTATCTATTGGTCCACATGCAGTGTAGGGAGAGGCTTTCATTACGCTGCCCTTCACCTGCAACACAAGCATTTCAGTGTGTTATTATGTTGAGTTAAAGAAAGAAGTGCAGGCAAAACCAAACTGGTAACCTGTTTTGGGGTCAGGGAAGATGTGTAATTTAACTGTAAGAGTAAATGTTTTGGCATTGGTTTGTTAAGGCCCATCTTTATTAATCAATTTGCTTAAGGTTAGTGATTtcataacattttacatttttagtcatgtaattatctttaaaataagaaatatttcTTATAAAAGGTGACACGAGTTGTTGGGAGCTTTGATATCAATACTGTAAATCGTATCATAAATTGGAAGCTCACCCCGTGTTCCTGCTTGGTGAGGTCCATCCCAAACTTGGCAGGTCCCGCTGTGAGGACTGTCCTACCCAGAAATGGGGGCGATATGAGCTGAACAACATGGGGCactacctcctcctcctcaagtGTATGGCTCACCTCTGCCACAAGTTTTACCCGGTACACTCCTTTATGCTCCTAAAAGGGATTTTATATTCAGAAAGCTGttatttaaattcattatttttcccATAATGACAAATGTCATGTTTAAGTTAAGAAAGGGACGTTCAGTGACAATGTTGTGGTATTCAAACTGTCTCATAGTTTTTCGGGGAATCTGGGGACATTGTGATACTGTATATCATAGAAACCTTACATTTAAAACCTGTAGATAATAAAGAAATCtcgtttaaaaacaaaaaacaaaaaaactgtcatttaaTTAAAGCAGCTTATAATTTTCTCACTCCATGCTGCTCAACACGCTGATATTTGCACAATTTGATAGATACAATTGGTTCAACAGCAGGTTACATCCTTAacctagactgggtaaaccccacCCACTCTGCCGGCAATTTGATCTGCCCTGCAGCTTGGTCTGGAAACCTTCACGTTTAATTCTCCGGCTTTAGTTCACAATTTTgaaggaaccaatcacaaactggcttatatACCCGGCAAGCTATTGCCAGGTTTaacgatgacgatagagaagcggCCAAGCAGCTCCTTGTTTAACATGGCGGGCCCCGACTTGGACAGCACATTAGCTTATTGCTAAAACCGCCAAACAAagcaaatcaaaaacaaaaattgaaaaaatattgGTAATATTTTTGAACCATTTTACCCAACCCTGTAGGGAGTTTAGCTAACAAGAAAGAGCCTTCAAACAAGTACATACTGTGTATTGGCCCACAATATCTGACTTATTCCGACTTATTACCTCGTGACATAAAAGCCTAATGCTATTCTTAAATATCTGCAACTACTGGAGACACTAAAAGCTACTTTATGCTTTTTTGAGAGAAACATCCTGCATTGCAAAATGCTACACAATAATGTTAATGCtccaagtaaaataaatgactaGCTCCtaaaattgtaaatattgttgttttaaaaagggaagCAAAGGGACTCCATTTGCATCAAAAATGTTGGGGCCTGGGAATGGGAACCTTTAACTTGCCTAATGTTTTGGAGGTCTAGACAGACAGAACTTCATGTCATGAGTACAAAGTCACTAAAGTACCTTCCGACTTCTGGTGTCTCCTGCCATGACCTCATTTAGTGGAGTGAGAGAAATGCCCATGCTTTTCAAGAACTCTACTGGCTCCATCCCATTATCATGGAGCGGTAGTTCAATTTCCCTGTAAAGTACAAACACACCCAAGTTAGAACTCAAAGTAATCACAGCAAACCGGTTTCATCAGTAATTTCACTCTAAAATCAACACACCTGACAGGTAAGGGGTGGAAGGCTCTTCCCACCCCAGTGAGGTACTTGTAGCTGTCCCGGATGGTTTTGGCAAACGTCGGGTTGTTTGGGAATAACGTCTCCATGCTGGGGCAGGAGTGTGTGAACAGATCTTCTTCTTGAGAACCAGGAACAGTCTCCTGAAGCACAGGACCACCCATTTTAGCTTCTACACTCATTTGTCAATTCCTAtattaaaaggtcccatatGGTGAAAAGTGaaatttctatttctttttttattattataaagcagATCAAAGGGCtacataaatactgtgaaagtataaAAACGCTCAATTCAGAGAAATGCATACAGCctgtattcagaaactgtgcctttaaacaagCTGTCAGGACTTCCGTACAGTTGCGATGACACAACTACACTTTACATAGGTAGAAATGTACATTCATTTATGTgtagtcagacagacagaatgacaaatttaagttttttgaacactaaagcatgtaaacatgttgtaaTAGAAACCCAAAAGACAAGTATGAATCTGAGAATGAGGATTATATGGGACCGGTTAGTAGTTTAAGTAAAAGTCATAAACGGCTctataatgtaataacacaaaatgCCAATACATCCCATTCTTTTACaacaatatatacactataAATGAtggcaataaataataattaatattacatttaataaaaacactagTGTATTAACTACATTTTTTAGTATTCTTTTTACACTCAATATCAGCTTGTATAAATCAGggatttaaaatgattaattgcAGTATAATTTGTGAATATGTGTTTGTGATAAAGTGAGAGCTCTTACCGTGTTGTTGCCTTGACAGGGCGGCTGGGTGGTGGAGAGAGATACAGGAAGCAGGTGAGCCTCCGTTGTGAAGATGTAGTCGTCAATATCGATGGGCAGCTGGCTCTTCTCCGAAAACAGCAGGTACAGGTATTTAAACATCTCAGCCAAAAAGAACGAGTCCATCCTgcacacatataaacatacatacatacgcaGAAACAATTATTTCATCAACAGAACCACACCTTCCACAGTTTGATATGGGAAATCAAAAGAGAACCGTGTAAACGTGTGTAATGGCATGTGTATACCTGTCTTCATGCGTCCCGGTGCGGACATCTTGAACAGCAGCAAACCCACAAGGCACCCTGGCATAGGCATTGAGCTTTTCCACTATGGACTGTCCCACTCTGAGGTAGTAGGGGTCAGCAGTGGCCTGCAGAGATCAAAATATCATCTCAACTACACATCCAACACGGagcattcagtttctatttaaaaatttaaaaaaactttgtgtATATAGTACAAAAGTGGAGTAGTTTCATTAAATTTGCTTACTTACAACAGAAGCTTCCAATTTTTAGAGAAAGGTTAATTATAATTGGTCTAGGATACTGTCCTGCCAGGCTTTTCACCTTATAGAGGTAGTAGGTGCTTTCTGCAAACTCTGGTCTCAGTAGGTGTTGGCCCCAATGAACTCTAAACTCTGTAGTGAAAGCCTGCATGGAgaacaaacaaaagtaaaagacaTTATCGACACTggcctcttcttcttttacattAATTAACAGATTTCATAAGGAATGTGACAGCCTGGCAACCAGACAATCTGCTCAGGTTGTATTTGCTCTGGcagataatttaataatttgtatttgtgaTTTGTTCTGGCAATGTCAGTATAACAAAGAAGATTAACCATGAGAAATGTATTTCAGGTGTACGTATGTATGcagtataaatatatttgtCAAATATATTTGCATACTATATTtcctaaaataaacaaaaagatcaGAGATACTTTACCTCTGGGAGGAATTTGTGTTGTTTGGTGACTTGGTAAAGCATTTCATGAGTCTCAATAGCTGGTTTCAGATCTCCTCTCAAAACctgcataaaaaataaatgtcactcCAGAGACACGTGTGCAACAATTTGTACACCTTCTACAGTttttaaatgggaaaaaatGTGATTAGCAGACGATCCCTGACCTGTAAGCCAGGGAAGAATGCCAGGAGAGAATCCATCCAGCTGCGCACACTCACAGTGGGGTTGTGCATGTGTACGTTGAGCAGCAGGGGCGGCTGACTGATGTACTTCATAATGGCACTGTAGTGCTGTTACAGACAAACATAATGACACACATATTAGCAAACACTTtgaggtgccctgccacataaaaccgtttttatttgcattttttgaaatatgttaggtccatctATGTTAGTGTtattttgtgaatgtgaaaattaactgctacctcctctgtcagccctagccactgaaaagaaataggCTGACAAAATCAGGCTAATTACAAAAcatggtcagtctgacgtcatgttgcctgagctcattactattaaTGAGCTTGCTCAGTTGCAATGGGTAAAGAATGATAacagccaggctagctgtttagacaatcagagtcaagcagcttagctccaTGAATATTGATGAGAATTGGCACAAATCAATCTGTTTCagcctgcaggctttctatcccacgctagaatggcttgaaacaaggtaaccaaggcaatTTTCCATaacaaatgttacagagtccatggtagaactttggacattaccacaaaatgatgaaatatgtgtggcaaggcacctttaaaaatgtcttcaacCCAAAATCCCAATAAGAACAAAATGACCAGCGGTGGGCGGATTACGTTGCCACAGGGAGTACAATACAGCAGGTGCCAAATGCTTGAATACAGATTTACACATAGGCGTACAGTGATGGAAGACTTACAACGTTGAACCTTTCCAGAAAAACATTGTCTCCGAGAAGAATGTAGGCCTTCATCAGATATTCATAGTATGAGTCAATACCAGCACCAACTCCActgtctgcaaacacacaagtgACAAGATTAGTATAATATGGTTCATGTATAGAGTTGTGGAATATGTATGGACGTACATGTATTTCTGAATGTTCTGTGTTGTTCCATTTTCCATCTCTTGTCTACAGCAAAGTTCTCCCTCACCCCTCCGGACCCATTCTTCATTATGAATATTGATGACAGTCCCCACCAAGTCACttcccctctgtctcctctgccAGAGGACATCAAGAGCCTTCCTTGCATGTTCCTGTCAAACAATAATAAGTATTATATCCTTAAAATATTTCCGGGAATGTTTCTGGTAAAAAAACTGTGACATCAGCGAAAAATGATTTAATCTTTCAACAGCTAGCATCAGTCACAGCCAGCtataatttttaaagaaaatcacTGTACAGGAGTACAGTGATTTATAGCTCAGTGATTTCACAGTAAGGGTGCAttgcaaatcaaaacaaaagtaaaaaagcctGATCTCtagagaggcagagggaggcaATACCTCAAACACAGCCTCTCCTGAAAGTCTGCTGAGGGCAGCAAACTCCAGGATCATTG is a window from the Etheostoma cragini isolate CJK2018 chromosome 16, CSU_Ecrag_1.0, whole genome shotgun sequence genome containing:
- the si:ch211-282j22.3 gene encoding ER degradation-enhancing alpha-mannosidase-like protein 3, with translation MGNKRCWKLVHPSGTGMLLKTLLITSVLGWAKCQESQSMTPEEKIVIRDQIIEMFDHAYGSYMKYAYPADELMPLSCRGRVRGQEPNRGDIDDSLGKFSLTLIDTLDTLVVLNKLDEFEDAVRKAVTDVRLDNDVVVSVFETNIRVLGGLLGAHVMADLLQQRGERMQWYRDELLHMAKELGHRLLPAFNTTSGLPYPKVNLRYGVLNPLSRTGTESDTCTACAGTMILEFAALSRLSGEAVFEEHARKALDVLWQRRQRGSDLVGTVINIHNEEWVRRDSGVGAGIDSYYEYLMKAYILLGDNVFLERFNVHYSAIMKYISQPPLLLNVHMHNPTVSVRSWMDSLLAFFPGLQVLRGDLKPAIETHEMLYQVTKQHKFLPEAFTTEFRVHWGQHLLRPEFAESTYYLYKATADPYYLRVGQSIVEKLNAYARVPCGFAAVQDVRTGTHEDRMDSFFLAEMFKYLYLLFSEKSQLPIDIDDYIFTTEAHLLPVSLSTTQPPCQGNNTETVPGSQEEDLFTHSCPSMETLFPNNPTFAKTIRDSYKYLTGVGRAFHPLPVREIELPLHDNGMEPVEFLKSMGISLTPLNEVMAGDTRSRKEHKGVYRVKLVAEVSHTLEEEEVVPHVVQLISPPFLGRTVLTAGPAKFGMDLTKQEHGVKGSVMKASPYTACGPIDNTVELKGHIALALRGDCMFAVKARWLQEAGAIGVIFIDHREGSNSKETPLFQMVGDGDSTEDITLPLVFLFSQEGALLTAALEEHHNVDVLLLPKERQLGHDKTEKPVSINIKLHLAEEGELEEVSSRRPTLEFILEEQEMLLKEEEEEELRGQQQHPQQQFCSEETENDRTALGSADSSQNANSNSGPDANP